A stretch of DNA from Thermomicrobiales bacterium:
GTGCGATTCGCGATAACGGTGTGAGCGGCCTGATTGGCGGAATCGTCGGCGCGATCATTGGCTGGATCATCTTCTCTTTCGTCGCCTATTTCGTCGGCACGAGATTGATTCCGGGCAAATACACTGCGGCGACGCCGGGCGAGTTGCTGCGTGTCATGGGCTTCGCTCAGGCTCCGGGCGTGCTGTCCGTTTTCGGCCTGATCGCCGTCATTGGCCCGCTGCTCGGGTTCATCGGTGGCATCTGGGGCATCGTCACCGCCATCGTTGGTCTCAAGGCGGCGCTGGAGATGTCAACCGGACGCGCGATCGCGACTGGGCTGATCGCCGCGATTCTGTCTGGCATCGTCGTAGCAATAATACTGTTGCCGTTCGGGCTCGCTGCCTGGGCGCTGGCCTAGGCTCGACCAAGCTGAACCACAGAGAACTTCAGGGGACGCTTCGTGCGTCCCCTTTTCTTGCGTCTGAATCGAGATGAATTAGCGGCGAAGCACGATTGTGGATGCAATCATGTCGTGCAGGGCCTGCTTGCGAGCCGTGAATGCAGCGATGAGATAGCCAATACCGAAGAACATGCCGGAAAGATACTTGGCGAAAAAACGCCCGGTTGCCCGGCCGAATGTCAGTGGCACCCCGAACTGATCCGCTACGATGATGCCAAGCGCGCGTTTGCCAAGTGTCGCCTGGTACGAAGAAGATTCCTGGAGGGAGAAGTACAGCCACACTCCAACGAGTCCGAGAAAAAAACCAAGATCATCCAGAGTTCCGACAAGAGCAGCCAGGCCAACCCACACGATGATGCCATCGATGACAGCGGCGGCTGCCCGCTGCCAAAACCCCGCGTACGACTTGGATCCCACGTGGCTGGTGCTGTCGACAGTCGGCTGTGGTCCCGCCTGAGCCAGCGGAACAGCAGACGCAAAGCTGGGTGCTGGCGGCACAGAAGCAGTTGTCGCAACAGCCTGACCGCAGCTTGTACAAAAGCGCGCGCTCGCATCAAGCGACGCACCACAATTCATGCAGAACATTTCGCTCCCAATTATGCTCGGGCCGACATTTGAAGTTACGAATGAATTGTATCGCGAGGATGCTGTGTCGCACAAGGCATGTGTCTCTTACGACACGTTGCTGCAAGTGCCGGTTACTTCCTGAGGACCAGGGTATTGGCGATCAGGTCGTGCAGCGCCTGCTTGCGTGCTGTTAAGGCGGCAATGATATAGCCGACCGAGAAGAACATGCCGGAGAGCAGGCGGGCGAATGCACGGCCACTGGCTCGACCGAAGGTCAAGCGCTGTCCCTGCTCTTCGGTGACGATGATCTTCATCGCCCGTTTGCCGAACGTTGCCTGCTTCGCGGAACTCTCCTGCAGGGCAAAATAGATCCAGTGGATGACGAACACCGCCGTCACCACCACGAGTCCGGCCAGCGCGTCGGCCATGTCCGAGTTGCCCACGACGACGTATACGAAGACCGCCATGACGAATCCAACGACCCAGAACATCAGTGTCAGGATGATCCAGTCAATCATGAGCGCAATAAAGCGCTCACCGAACGAGGCGTATGCCGTTGTGACCGGGATGCTCGTCGGCCAGGATTGTGGACTCGCCTGCGTCGTCTCAGAGGTCGGTGATTGATAGGCCGGTGGAGTGAACGTCGGCGTCGATGCTTCGGCCCTGCCCGGAGTTGAGGGAGTTGGCGAAGCGACGACAGCCGCGCCGCAGACGTGGCAAAAGCGCGCGTCCGAACTAAGCGGTGCGCCGCAGTTGCTGCAAAATTTCGCGGACGATTGATCCACGCGGCCTACCTCTCTTGCTCCAGCCACCAGCGCGCAACGTCATCGGCACGAGCGATCCAGATGTCGCCCTGGTCGATTGCGTAGTCGAGCAGGTTGGCCAGCGCGCGCGATGGCCCAGGGCGTCCGCTGACCCAGGGATGCAGCGTCAGGCAGAGCAGCTTGCCCTCGTCGCGCAGCACATCGAGATCATCACGCCAGAACTCGGCGGCGTGGCGTGGGTTCACCGTCCAGTCAACGAAGTAGGTGTAGTCATCGTAGAAGCGCGACGGTGGCAGGTGCACGACCGGGTCGCGATCAGCGAGCGGCGATTCCAGCCAGGGCAGGTCGGAGCGCGCAACATCCATTTGCCAGCGCAAGCCCAATTGCTGCACTGCGGCAGTTGTCTGGTCGTTGTAGCGCCAGGCGGGCGTCTTGTGGCCGGTCGGGCGCTGGCCGGTCACCCGCTCGATCGCGTCGATCGTGCGTGACATGTCAGCGATCTGCTCATCCAGCGTCATCGGCGTGTAGTAGCGATGGTCCCATGAGTGGATCGCCGACTCGTGCCCCGATTGGTGGGCGCGCGCGACCGCGTCTGGTCGGTCTTCCACACAGCGGCCGACCCAGCAGAACGTGCCGGCGACCCCCCGGTCGTCCAGCAGCTCAATGAGCCGCCAGACGCCGGTTTCCAGATCGTATTCCGCTTGCGACCGCCAGTAAAAGTCATCCGGGCCGTGGTGGTTGACCTCGCCGTAGATCCCATCGACGTCGATGCTGACGATCAATGCCGAGCGGAAGTTGGCAGGCCAACGGCCTGGTCCGTCAACCATTCGCTACTCATCCTCGTCGTAGGTTGCGAACTCATCGCCGAGGTCGAGCGGAGTCCAGGCGACCAGCTCTTCAGTGAAGGCGACGAAGTTCTTCAGGCCGGTCTCGATGATGTCGTTGCCGTATTCGAGCGTCGCGCGTCGCGCGTCGCCGAGCGCGCCGTTGCGGGTGTACTCATCGAAGCGATACGGCACGTTCACGTTGTAGCGTTGCAGCGTCTTGCGGAACTCGTAGGTGAGATCGGTGAGCTCGCCGGCGGCCAATGCATCTTCCTTCACGACCTGCGGCACCAGTGCCTTGGCGACGGACGTCTCCATCTCGCAAGCGTGGCCGGTGATTCCGGTCTTGTCGTGCTTCTCGGCCAGACCCGGATCAGCGAACGAGAAGTAGGAGCAGGCACCAATGAACGTCGGATCGATCTCTTCCTTGATGCGGACGGTCGCGACGCCGAGCGCCGGGATGTTGCCGCCATGGCCGTTGACGATCAGGAAGCGCTCGAAGCCATGCTCGTAGAGCGACGACACGACCTCGGCCAGCACCTGGACGAACGTCTCGGGCGCAAGCGTGATCGTGCCAGGGAAGTTCATATGGTGGAACGACACGCCCCACGGCATTGGCGGCGCGACCAGCAAGCGCGGATGAGCTAGCTCAGTGGCGCGGCGGCAGAACTCGTAGGACGCGGCGATGTCCATGCTCAGCGAAAGGTTCGGTCCGTGCTGCTCGTTCGAGCCGACCGGCAGCAGCACGACTTCGACCTGTTCGATGATCTCATCGACTTCCGGCCACGACAGGTTCGCCAGTACCAGATCTTTCGTTGACTCGCTCATTCTCTGCTCCTCTGTGGTGTCGACCGCGTGGGACGACCGATCGTCGGCATAGGTCTGTGACCTACCCGCGGCGGATCTCCTCGATAGCCGCGCCGAGCTGCTGAATTTCTTCCTCGGTATTGTAGAAGCCGGTCGAGAGTCGCACGCAGGCGGGCGACGGAATCGTGCGCAGGATGAAACCACGCTGATCCAGCGCCGCAACGAGGTCGCCGGGCGCAACGCCGGTCAGATTGAACGTGATCAGTCCGGCCATGCGCGACGAGGGAGTGATGACCTCGACACCGTCAATTGCTGAGAGCGTCTTGTGCGCCAGTTGGCCGAGCGCGGCGATGCGGTCGTAGATCCAGTCCATCCCGACATCATCGACAAGCCACTGCGTGGCTGCTGCCTGTCCGGCGATGAGCGGATAGTAGGTCGCGATGCGGTCGAATCGTGCTGCGCCGGGCGTCGGGGTCAGGTAGCCACCGGCGGTATCGAGCCCGCCCATCGCGTTGAAGTAGCTGACGTAGGTCTGCTCGAACCACGAGAGGCGCTCCTCGCGGATCCAGAGCGAGCCGGTGCCCTCCGGACCGCAGAGCCACTTCTGGCCCGGCATCGCGTAGCCGTCGGGATCGTTCTCGTACAGCTTCGGATCGAGCGAACCGGCCGACTGCGCAGCATCAACCAGGACGAGCACGTCGTTGCGCCGGCAGACGTCGACGATCTCCTTGAGCGGCAGGACTGCGCCGGTGTTCCAGGCGAGGTGCGAGATGATGAGCGCGCGCGTGCGGCGCGTGATGAGGCGCTCGATCTTGCCGGCGACATCACCATCTCCAACGCCGAGGTCGGCGAGCTTGATGCGCACGCCGTGGCGACGAGCCACGACATAGAGCGGCAGTTGTCCACCCGGGTGCTCCAGGTTGGTGATGATCGCCTCGTCGCCGCGCTGCCAGTCAACGCCGTGGATCATGATGTTCATGCCTTCGGTCGTCAGCTCGGTCAGCGCGATTTCGCTGTCCTTGACACCGAGTGCCCGCGCGACCGCATCTCGCGCAGCTGGCTTGAGCTTCATCTTGGCTTCCCAGCCGCCCATCTGAATGCGGCCGTCCTCGAACTCAGCGCGGGCCATGTTGGCCATCGCTTCCGCCGCAACTCGCGGGAGCGGGCCGTTGGTGCCGGTGTTCAGGTACGCCTTGCCCAGGACTGCGGGCACCTGTTCGCGGATCGAGGCGACCCTGGAGTCAGTCGTTACCGTCACGTGTCCTCCTCATCGCTGCGGGTCGTGGTGACTGTCGGAATACGGTCGATGTCGCGCATCCTAACCGCTTTCGCCGCTGCCCGCATTACCCGCGTGAGGAAGCCTCCAGCGCCTGCTCGAAGTCGGCGATGATGTCGGCGATGTTTTCGCAGCCGACTGAAACACGAACGAGGTCCTGGCGATGCGGCCAGACCAGCGTCGAGACATCGCCGAGATGGACGGCGTGAGCACAGAGCTTCAGCGCGTCGGCAAAGCGGTTGCCCTGCGCTGTCTTGCCCTGCATGCGGAACGACAGCACGCCGCCGTAGCGCCCGCCGGTCAGCTCTTTGGCGATCGTGTGGCCGGGGTGCGATTCCAGTCCGGCGTAGAGGACGACCTCAACCTCCGGCTGGCGCTCCAGGAACAGCGCTAGCTCCAAAGCGTTCGCGCAATGGCGCTCCATGCGCAGCTCCAGCGTCTTGACGCCGCGCAGCAGCAACCACGAGTTGAAGGGGCTGACCGGAGAGCCGAGGATCTCAACCTGGTGGCGGACCTGATCGATCAGATGCTTCGATCCCGCGATTGCTCCGGCAATCGCGTCGCCGTGGCCGCTGATGTACTTGGATGCCGAATGCAGCGACAGGTGCGCGCCGTGCTCCAGTGGACGAAAGAGGTACGGACTGGTGAACGTGTTATCGATGACCAGCAGCGCATTGTGGTCGCGCGCGATCCGGCCCAGCGCCGGGATGTCGCTGACGCGGTTGGACGGATTGGCCAGGAACTCGGTGTAGATCATCGCTGTCTCGGGCCGCATTGCCTGCCGCACGGCGTCGAGATCCGTGATATCGACCGGTGTCACATCGATGCCGAATACCGGCGCTTCTTCATACAGGTAGGTTTCGGTCGACTCGTAGATGTCGTTCGAGACGACGATGTGGCTGCCGGGGCGGGCGAGCGCGTGGAACACCGCGACGATAACGGCCATGCCGGATGCGGCAACGACCGCTTCTTCGGCCCCTTCGAGGTCCGCCAGCTTGCGTTCTATTGCATGTGTCGTCGGATTCCCCATGCGGGTGTAGACGTAGCCCTCACGCTCGCCCGCCTGAACCGCCAACTTCTGTTCAGCCGAATCGAACGCGAATGTTGCAGTTTGATAAATCGGCGTATTGTGCGCGCCAGTCGCCGGATCGTGCCGCTCCCCGGTGTGGATCGCGCGTGTCGAGAAGCCCAGACCTTCTCGCACTTCTCCCATGCAGTCCCCCTCATCCCCTCGCGGCGACGTTGAATCCCAGCCGACGCCATCCGAGCCGGGCGCGTCGTCGCCAACACTTCGTAATAGCACCGTTGTGGCGGTCGTCGCAACCTCTTGATTCGCGCGGGTGCTGCAAATGACAGAGAGCAGGGCTCGTTGCCCTGCTCCCTGATAACGTGATCGATGTGGTGATCGGCGTCAGTCGGCTACCGGTGCGGCGGAGGAGACGTGCTCCAGCGCCTGCTCGAAATCAGCGATGATGTCCTCGGCGTTTTCGCAGCCAACCGACACTCGAACGAGGTCGTCGCGGTGCGGCCAGACGAGCGTGAATACGTCGCCGAGGCTGACGGCGTGATCGCAGAGCTGCAGTGCGTCGGCGAACCGGCTGCCTTGCTCCGCACCGCCACGCATGCGGAACGACAGCATACCGCCGTAGCGACCGCCGGTCAGCTCCTTGACCAGTGCGTGACCCGGATGCGTCTCGAGTCCGGCGTAGAGCACCTGCTCAACCTCGGGCTGGCGCTCAAGGAACTTGGCAATCTCCATCGCGTTGGCGCAGTGGCGCTCCATGCGCAGCTCCAGCGTCTTGATGCCACGAAGCAGCAGCCAGGAGTTGAACGGGCTGATCGGCGAACCGAGCACCTGAATCTGTCGATTGACCTGCTGGATCAAGTCAGCCGATCCGGCGATGACGCCGGCCAGCGCATCACCGTGGCCGCTGATGTACTTCGTCGCGGAATGCAGGGAGAGATGCGCACCGTGCTCCAGTGGCCGGAAGATGTACGGGCTGGTGAAGGTATTGTCGACGATCAGCAGCGCTCCACTGTCACGAGCGATCTTGCCCAGCGCCGGGACGTCGGCGACGCGGATCGTCGGATTCGACAGGAACTCGGTGTAGAGGATGGTGGTATTGGGCTGCATCGCTTCGCGAACGGCGTCAAGGTCGCTAATGTCGACGCGCGTGACTTCGACGCCAAACGCCGGTGCTTCTTCCGACAGGAACGTCTCGGCCCAGTGGTAGACATCGTCGGAGGCGACGATGTGGCTGCCAGCGCGGGCGAACGCGTTGAACGCCCCGGCGATAACGCCCATGCCGGATGCCGCAGCGACCGCAGCCTCGGCACCCTCGAGATCGGCGATCTTGCGCTCGATGGCGGTCGTCGTCGGATTGCTGGCCCGTGTATAGACGTAGCCTTCGCGCTCGCCGGCCATGATCGCGGCCTTCTGTTCGAGCGAGTCAAAGGCGTAGGTTGCGGTCTGATAGATCGGCGTGTTATGCGCGCCGGTGGTCGGATCGTGATGTTCGCCCGCGTGGATTGAGCGCGTCGAAAACCCTAGCGATTTGCCATCCCCAGTCATCGTAGCCTCCTGTCGAGTCCATTCATTTCGTGTGTGGCGGCATAGTGCCATATTCTGAGCGGGCATGACGCCAATGCCCGATATGACAAGCCAGATGCCCACGTCCTTGGCATCATTGTGGATGACTGCCGGACTAATGGCTGCGGCACTACCTGCTGAAGGATGCGACGAGGTCATGACGAACGAAGCACGCACGCCGACAATCAGCGATCGGATGACCGGCGCGCTCCTGGGTATGGCGATCGGCGACGCGCTCGGGCTGGTCGGCGAGTCACCGCTGGTCAAGCGCCCGATCACCGGCTACGAACCGGTGCGCGACGCATCGGGCGCGACGATTGTCGAAGACGGGCCAGTTCAGCGCACACACGGAGTTCGCGCTCTGCCTGGCCAGGCGCTATCAGCGGCGGCGGGTTTGTCGACCCGGTGACGGCCGGCTATCGCTTCGCGCAGGTGCTGCGCAGCGAGCACGCGCACCTGGTTGACCCGACGAGCAAGGCAGCGCTGGAGCGTGCGATCGAGTCTGGCGACTTTCAGGCCGGGCTGTGCGACGGTGAGGTCGTGAGCGCCGGACCGGCAGCGCGGATCACCCCGATCGCACTGATTCACGGGATGGGCAATGCCAACCCGCAACTCTTCATCCGCGAAATCATGCGCGCGACGCTCATCACCCACTGCGATCCGCTGGCGGTCAACGGTGCGCTGGCGATGGCCTACGCACTAAACCGGGTTGTGCGGCGCGAGACCGATCCGACTGTTCTTGTGCCGGAGGTGCTCGGATTCATCGACGAGGACGCTGTCGCACGGCGACTGCGCGAGATCGAGCTGCTGCCTGAAGGTGATGATGCCGAGACGATAGCGACTGGCATCGCTGCCTTGAACCGGGATGGCTCGATTGCCGATGCGGTTGCCACTGCGATGTACCTGTTCTCGCGGCTGGGATCGGCGTTCGAGGCGACGGTGCTCGCGGCGGCTGCCGCAGGTCCGGCGTCAGCAGCGATCGGGGCGATGGCCGGCGCGCTATCTGGTGGCTGGGTTGGTGCGCGCGAGATCCCGAGTCGGCTGGTTGATGGACTCGATGGCCGCACCTATCTGTTGATGGCTGCACCTGCCCTCTACCGCACCGCCCAGCGCCGAGCCGGGTTCTACCTGCAATTGCATCAGCGCGTATGAGCACACAGCTCATTCGAGCGGTCGTCTTCGACCTGGACGGGCTGCTGGTTGATTCGGAGCCGTTGCAGGCGTGGGCCTGGGACGCCTACGCGCGGCAGCACGGCTCTGAGTTGCGCGCAGATGTTCTGGCTCGGATGCTCGGTCGTCGCGCGGTCGATGCTGTCCAGACCTTCGTGGCTGACCTGGCGTTACACGTGTCGCCTGAAGTTGCGCTGCGGGAACGCGACGAGCTGTTCCTCGCCGCCGTTCCCGGTCGGATCGCCGCGCACTCCGGCGCAGCCGAACTGCTCGCCTATCTGCGCGAACGCCACATTCCGCTGGCGCTGGCGACATCAGGGCATCGGCGTTATGTCGATTTGGCGCTGGAGAGTGCAGGACTGTCTGGCTCGTTCGACGTTGAGGTCACCGGCGATCAGGTGACGCACGGCAAGCCGCATCCGGAGATTTACCTGCACGCCTGCGAGCGGCTGGGCATTCCGCCCGAGAGCGCGCTGGCGCTTGAAGACGCGCCGAACGGCGTGCAGGCGGCGCTGGCCGCCGGGATGATCTGCTTCTCCGTGCCGGAGTCCGCCGATCACAGCGAGATCGAGGATGCGCACGAGATTCTGGGCAGCCTGCGGCAGGTTATCTCGATGCTGGAAGAGCCGAGCCCATATCGGCTTGTTAGGCCGGGGGCGGGATAGAGGCTGCGGGTATTGCGGTGGCTGGGTTGCATGGCGGTGTTTGGGTTGCATTGCGGTGTTCGTGGGCCAAACGGGCGTATGCAATACGCCCCTACATTTGCAGATCTCTGCCGCAATCATTGGTCTGTTATATACGATTATTGGCGTGCTACACGACCCTAACGCAGGGGCGTATTGCATACGCCCGTTTGACCCACGAACACCGCATCCGCACGCCACGCCTTTGCTCAGCCGATGACCCGGAGACACGCCACCGTTGCCATTCCGCCATCCGTCATTCTGTGCGCGCACGCGAGATCGCTCCCCTGCGTTGGACTGGGTCGGACGGGTGGGAGATCACTCACTGCCGGGTGTCACTGCCCAGAGGGCTCCCGGCGGCAGATGACAGATTACGGCGGCGGCTGCCGATCTGGCAACTCAACATTGACAACGCACCCAGTAGTCGAGCGCAGTGAATCTGATGGCCGACAGCCTACCCCGTCCTCTGTCATTTCACGCCCAGAGGGCACCCGCGCAGCCGAGAAATCTCCCCTGCGTTGGACTGGGTCAGACGGGTGGGAGATCACTCACTGCCGGGTGTCACTGCCCAGAGGGCTCCCGGCGGCAGATGACAGATTACGGCGGTGGCTGCCGAT
This window harbors:
- a CDS encoding MotA/TolQ/ExbB proton channel family protein, which encodes MQPAVGSSIVDRMIGVMKLDGPTYEEIERDRDATTQALIVVAIVAAAGGIGAIRDNGVSGLIGGIVGAIIGWIIFSFVAYFVGTRLIPGKYTAATPGELLRVMGFAQAPGVLSVFGLIAVIGPLLGFIGGIWGIVTAIVGLKAALEMSTGRAIATGLIAAILSGIVVAIILLPFGLAAWALA
- a CDS encoding RDD family protein, encoding MGSKSYAGFWQRAAAAVIDGIIVWVGLAALVGTLDDLGFFLGLVGVWLYFSLQESSSYQATLGKRALGIIVADQFGVPLTFGRATGRFFAKYLSGMFFGIGYLIAAFTARKQALHDMIASTIVLRR
- a CDS encoding RDD family protein, yielding MDQSSAKFCSNCGAPLSSDARFCHVCGAAVVASPTPSTPGRAEASTPTFTPPAYQSPTSETTQASPQSWPTSIPVTTAYASFGERFIALMIDWIILTLMFWVVGFVMAVFVYVVVGNSDMADALAGLVVVTAVFVIHWIYFALQESSAKQATFGKRAMKIIVTEEQGQRLTFGRASGRAFARLLSGMFFSVGYIIAALTARKQALHDLIANTLVLRK
- a CDS encoding polysaccharide deacetylase family protein, producing MVDGPGRWPANFRSALIVSIDVDGIYGEVNHHGPDDFYWRSQAEYDLETGVWRLIELLDDRGVAGTFCWVGRCVEDRPDAVARAHQSGHESAIHSWDHRYYTPMTLDEQIADMSRTIDAIERVTGQRPTGHKTPAWRYNDQTTAAVQQLGLRWQMDVARSDLPWLESPLADRDPVVHLPPSRFYDDYTYFVDWTVNPRHAAEFWRDDLDVLRDEGKLLCLTLHPWVSGRPGPSRALANLLDYAIDQGDIWIARADDVARWWLEQER
- a CDS encoding creatininase family protein encodes the protein MSESTKDLVLANLSWPEVDEIIEQVEVVLLPVGSNEQHGPNLSLSMDIAASYEFCRRATELAHPRLLVAPPMPWGVSFHHMNFPGTITLAPETFVQVLAEVVSSLYEHGFERFLIVNGHGGNIPALGVATVRIKEEIDPTFIGACSYFSFADPGLAEKHDKTGITGHACEMETSVAKALVPQVVKEDALAAGELTDLTYEFRKTLQRYNVNVPYRFDEYTRNGALGDARRATLEYGNDIIETGLKNFVAFTEELVAWTPLDLGDEFATYDEDE
- a CDS encoding aminotransferase class V-fold PLP-dependent enzyme, whose protein sequence is MTVTTDSRVASIREQVPAVLGKAYLNTGTNGPLPRVAAEAMANMARAEFEDGRIQMGGWEAKMKLKPAARDAVARALGVKDSEIALTELTTEGMNIMIHGVDWQRGDEAIITNLEHPGGQLPLYVVARRHGVRIKLADLGVGDGDVAGKIERLITRRTRALIISHLAWNTGAVLPLKEIVDVCRRNDVLVLVDAAQSAGSLDPKLYENDPDGYAMPGQKWLCGPEGTGSLWIREERLSWFEQTYVSYFNAMGGLDTAGGYLTPTPGAARFDRIATYYPLIAGQAAATQWLVDDVGMDWIYDRIAALGQLAHKTLSAIDGVEVITPSSRMAGLITFNLTGVAPGDLVAALDQRGFILRTIPSPACVRLSTGFYNTEEEIQQLGAAIEEIRRG
- a CDS encoding PLP-dependent aspartate aminotransferase family protein, with the protein product MGEVREGLGFSTRAIHTGERHDPATGAHNTPIYQTATFAFDSAEQKLAVQAGEREGYVYTRMGNPTTHAIERKLADLEGAEEAVVAASGMAVIVAVFHALARPGSHIVVSNDIYESTETYLYEEAPVFGIDVTPVDITDLDAVRQAMRPETAMIYTEFLANPSNRVSDIPALGRIARDHNALLVIDNTFTSPYLFRPLEHGAHLSLHSASKYISGHGDAIAGAIAGSKHLIDQVRHQVEILGSPVSPFNSWLLLRGVKTLELRMERHCANALELALFLERQPEVEVVLYAGLESHPGHTIAKELTGGRYGGVLSFRMQGKTAQGNRFADALKLCAHAVHLGDVSTLVWPHRQDLVRVSVGCENIADIIADFEQALEASSRG
- a CDS encoding aminotransferase class I/II-fold pyridoxal phosphate-dependent enzyme, whose translation is MTGDGKSLGFSTRSIHAGEHHDPTTGAHNTPIYQTATYAFDSLEQKAAIMAGEREGYVYTRASNPTTTAIERKIADLEGAEAAVAAASGMGVIAGAFNAFARAGSHIVASDDVYHWAETFLSEEAPAFGVEVTRVDISDLDAVREAMQPNTTILYTEFLSNPTIRVADVPALGKIARDSGALLIVDNTFTSPYIFRPLEHGAHLSLHSATKYISGHGDALAGVIAGSADLIQQVNRQIQVLGSPISPFNSWLLLRGIKTLELRMERHCANAMEIAKFLERQPEVEQVLYAGLETHPGHALVKELTGGRYGGMLSFRMRGGAEQGSRFADALQLCDHAVSLGDVFTLVWPHRDDLVRVSVGCENAEDIIADFEQALEHVSSAAPVAD
- a CDS encoding ADP-ribosylglycohydrolase family protein, with protein sequence MTAGYRFAQVLRSEHAHLVDPTSKAALERAIESGDFQAGLCDGEVVSAGPAARITPIALIHGMGNANPQLFIREIMRATLITHCDPLAVNGALAMAYALNRVVRRETDPTVLVPEVLGFIDEDAVARRLREIELLPEGDDAETIATGIAALNRDGSIADAVATAMYLFSRLGSAFEATVLAAAAAGPASAAIGAMAGALSGGWVGAREIPSRLVDGLDGRTYLLMAAPALYRTAQRRAGFYLQLHQRV
- a CDS encoding HAD family phosphatase, coding for MSTQLIRAVVFDLDGLLVDSEPLQAWAWDAYARQHGSELRADVLARMLGRRAVDAVQTFVADLALHVSPEVALRERDELFLAAVPGRIAAHSGAAELLAYLRERHIPLALATSGHRRYVDLALESAGLSGSFDVEVTGDQVTHGKPHPEIYLHACERLGIPPESALALEDAPNGVQAALAAGMICFSVPESADHSEIEDAHEILGSLRQVISMLEEPSPYRLVRPGAG